The window CTAGATATGAAACATAGTTAATTATTTAGGTTTATTTAACTCTTAGAATGTCAACATGGGGAAGATACTTAGATATCAAAGGAGTAAGTAGGCACTAAATGGACTAACCTTCTCCAGCTTACTCTTAATTACCTTCAAATCGAAGGATTCCTTTACTGACTTCTAAAATGCTccctttattttctctaaaattccatcatcttcctttttctctcctcctttatTCAGTCTAAAAGTAACagtaatttaattcattttgcatAGTTTactaatcattttttttcttaagcccTTTTTTCACTATAgttcatactatatatataagtCATCATGGTCCCAAATCATTTGGTTCCATTTATGTATCAAAAAGCTTGAGTTGTGTAAACAAGGACACGTGTAGAAGCCTAAGTGCTGTTTGCATAAATACATCCCTTGTAtaagattttctttaaacttGGCCACCAGATCTGTGTACTGTATGGTTGAAATTGCTGTGTTTGTCCCTCTGAATGGAAAGCAAATGCACTCATTGTGGTAGAGTTTTCTGGAAGACGAAAGCACCAAACAGTACTACCCACCTTTTAGTTGAATTGTCATCCATATTATATTATTTACTGGTGACAGCAGAGTCCCTGTAGACTTTCGGAAAACATAGCTGATTTACCATTATTTCTGCAAAGTTCTGCTTTTGTGCCTAGTTAATGTAATTATTCCCCTTGGGCATGCTTTAGCAGTTACCAGTTTTATCACTGATAAATCCTTCTCTACTGTAAAAATGAAAACCTTATGAATTAACTTTATGTcagttgttgatttttttaaagcattatttgaAAGTATCCCACTTAAAATTTCAAGATCAATGCTTGGTATTTTAAGAAGAAGGTTTCCTTCAACtaaagaaaatgctaaaaaatTGTTTCTATAACTCTGACAATAATTACTTTGAATAGAACTTAAGGAACAAAGTTTTTGGGAAAATAAAGGGCAATTTCTTTAAAGCTTGGATTATTTCAAATGGAAAACTGAGTGGTATTTGTGTATCTGCAACAAATAgtgttttaaatgaagaaatgtggTAAGTTATAATTTGATGGGTAAAAATTTCATTGCCTTGGTTTGGGGTTCCCCCCCTACCGTGGGGCTGgtagccatttttttttcccaagcaaaATAAGAAATGTCATTTGGAGTTGCCTGATTTTTGATAAGAACATCAACTTGTTTGTGGGAATAAATGAGCAGTTATCTGTGGGTTCCACCAATGTAAATTGTTCGTTTTATAGCTGATTGTCATGAATGTTGAATATgttgcattaaaataaataatatggctTACTCTTTTATTACTGTACTTGTTTAGTGGTAACGTCACGTTGGTAACACAATTCTTTGTAGTATGGAGACTTGATGATTACTTTGTAATTAGTAATTAAGGTGCTATTTTCAGACAGTTGCGCGAAACTTTTTCTCCGAATATTTGTGAACCCAACCAGAGACTAGCTGAcaggtttaatttttctttgcccAAAAGCtcctggttttttttctttttctttttttgttttttgcttttgtttttgttttttgtgaacAAGTTTAAAACTAACTGCtgagaccattttttttttaattttagagaaaataaataaataacacaaagTGATGTTACCCAAGCAAGGCGTTCTAATAAAGGAGTGGTCCCCTCACCCATCCCTCCCTACCTGTGCAAGTCCTGCTCACATCAGTTTCCTTCCATCCAATTAGGCGACCTGGGAGACCCAGCCAGTACCGCCCAGACGGACTTCGGAGTGGTGATGGGGTACCTCCAAGAAGCTTACAGGATGGAACCAGGGAAGGTTTTGGACACTCCACATCACTCAAAGTTCCACTGGCTCGATCCCTGCAGATTAGTGAAGAACTACTGAGCAGAAACCAATTGTCCACAGCTGCCAGCCTTGGGCCGTCTGGATTACAGAATCATGGACAGCACTTAATATTATCCAGGGAAGCCTCTTGGGCAAAACCACATTATGAGTTCAACCTCAGCCGTATGAAGTTCAGGGGAAATGGTGCACTCAACAACATCAGTGACCTTCCTTTTCTTGCAGAAAACTCTGCCTTTCCAAAAATGGCACTTCAAGCAAAACAAGATGGGAAAAAGGATGTGAGCCATTCATCTCCTGTAGATTTAAAGATACCACAAGTTCGAGGAATGGATCTTTCTTGGGAATCTCGCACTGGTGATCAGTACAGCTATAGCTCTTTGGTAATGGGTTCACAAACGGAGAGCGCGCTTAGTAAAAAATTAAGGGCTATTCttccaaaacaaaatagaaaaagcatGTTAGATGCTGGACCCGATTCTTGGGGCTCAGATGCTGAGCAGTCTACCTCTGGACAGCCATATCCCACATCGGATCAAGAAGGAGATCCTGGCTCCAAGCAGCCTCGGAAGAAAAGAGGGCGTTACAGACAGTACAACAGTGAGATACTGGAGGAAGCGATCTCAGTGGTTATGAGTGGAAAAATGAGTGTTTCCAAAGCTCAGAGTATTTATGGGATTCCCCACAGTACACTGGAGTACAAAGTAAAGGAGAGGCTGGGCACTTTGAAAAACCCtccaaagaaaaagatgaagttaATGAGGTCGGAGGGGCCAGATGTTTCTGTAAAGATTGAATTAGATCCCCAGGGAGAGGCAGCACAAAGTGCAAATGAATCAAAAAATGAGTAGGAATACTGTAGAGTGCCAATTACTGTACACACTGGGTGAGCACTGCTGCGTGGTTCAGCTGTCATGGCTGCGCCTAACTTCATTTCTGTGACACTCGTTTCTTTGCAGACTTTGCATTGACCTGTGTGTACAGAGATGAAGGGTGCATTCTGAAtgttgcatattttaaatttttcatgtgCAGTATGGCTCGAGATATTGTTTGGCCTTTTTGCATGTTTCTCTACAAAAGAGAATTGAGTTACCTCACAGAGAACAGATACATGGAAGTGGACTCCTTGCCTGTAGAGCCtgcatgcttttctttcttttttttccttaagttatatttgcctttatttaaaaagaaaagaaaaaagccccCTTTTAGAAACCACCTGTCGTTTTGGGAGCTTTATCACTGCAAATTGGAAAGCCATCTTataaaattattcacatttttttcttcagagattCAACTAATGTAAGGGTTAAACTAAAGAAACTAAGGACAATGAACCTTTGAATTTAAGAAATTTGACTGTTCAATGACAATTCTTTGGAtcaattaacatttttatggTTTCCCTTCTCACTGTTAAGTTTACTTAACAAATTAGCAATCTGTTTAGTGCTCACCCAGAGGGGAAGGAGGTGGAAAGTGTGCACACACTACCTTCAGAAACGCTTCGGTTAATTACGGTGTAACACTACCTTTGCTGTAGTTTCATTTGGGATTTTCTAAGGGTAGAATTTGGTCTCACCCAGCAAGTGAGGATATAGCCTTATCTCATGGAGGACGAGCTCCCTTCTTACTCAGGAGCAGTCAGGGTACAGTACATAAAACAATAGAGGATGCCTCATTTTAGCAAACtaagtttctttgtattcttaaATCTTTTTACAGATTTGATCATGTGCTAACTAACGACTGAATGTCAGTTGCagcaactattttaaaatttttaagatctGTTTGTTGGGGGGATGGGAGAAATAGGGGGGAAACGTGTGTGAGTAATTATAATAATGCAAAAGTGGTATCTAGATTTTACAGCCTCAGTAATCTGCTCAAATATCCACACAAGTGAAGAATCTGTGCTTGtggtgagagaaaaaaaacacaaacccaaGGTAACCTAATGTGATCTAGGTTGCTTTCACTTCTAACAATAATTCAATCAGAAATCAAGCTCCTTAGCAATTCTTTTTTAACTAATTCAAATACTAGTACAAGGTGGGCAgggatttttagtttttaatttaatttgttgttttgaACTTTTTTTGGCATCCTACATACTATCCCTTTCTCAACTTTTCTGCTATTTAGCCAATTTTTATGGTTGTTTAGCACACCGTTAGCACAGGACCTTTCAGATTATGTTCTGTATAAGCACTCCTTAAAGAAcatctaagcttttttttttgagatgggcTTTTAAAGTCACACTGATAAGGCTTGTGACATTTATTTTCTACAATTTCTTCTGCAAGAATAACAGGTAAATAAAGCCcatgaaatttaattttgcaTCATGACCAAATTGAAATTACTCTTTCTTCAAAACAAAATCTACCATACATGACCCTATATTCTTACCTACTGAAAAAGGTGATCAGGCCCTTCTAAATGCTTAaccaaaaacaaaccccaaaaagTCATTGGATTTTTTTTGGTGAAATAAAATCAAACTGGGAGCGTTAAGTTGAGGTTAATGATTTCTGATGGATACTAACAGTTTGAGGAGTAGGTCCAGACATTCCCAAGGCgtaaattcttgcctggaaactttgGAGCAGTTAATTAGGTTAACGATAGTTTTTCCTTGGCACCCTTTGTGTTCAAAGGTTAGGCACACCATTGCTGTTACTAAAATACACACATTCTTGGCATAGCCTGGGCTTGGGTTCCTCTTTTGGTTTGGTTATTATGTGTAGCAGTTTGATCGGTGGATGactgagcctgtttcctcttaGTTTGCTAGTCTTCTCAGCAGAAAAAGCAGTTTGGGTTCAGAGCAGTGTATGACTCTGCAGTATTTTCTAGCCTAGCTGGAAGTTGCaataaaaatacttaatgaaATATATGGTTTTCATCTGCAGTTGAAGGAAGTAGTAGAAGTTTTGCTAAAAGCAAAGGACTAAGCTTATGAAGGAACGCCTCCTTTGTTCCACACTCGATTTGTCACACACAATTAATTGTAACCATGGTGCCTTTTTGCATGATGTTTAGGGGCATTCTATAGCCCAGCATTGCTGCAGAAAGGTCCTTTGAGCAATTAATTTGTGCTTCTTTTTAATCCCCTCAGAAAGGCATCAATAAGGCCCATTAAAAAATCTGGCCCTAAAAGTTCAACTTTTGTAGAGTTTTACTGTTCAGAGAGGTTTTAATCCCATGTGGTAGTCTCTAAAGTGACGTATGAGTTGAGTTATGTAAATTTTGTCATTGTAGTGTAATGGAGTGATCATTTTACtaacataaatattttctatgtgtGTTTCAGTGGATGACAATCGAGCAGCAGAAGAATGGTGTGCCTACCCTTTAATGCTGCAGTTTAAATAAGAGAACTTGTATTGTGTCATTTCAGATTGTAGGCTGAGAGTTGTAAATAGTGAAAATTTGAGTACTTCTATTATTTGTTTTGGTTagaaagtgaatttaaaaaacaaaccaaactctAAACTTTCTCAGATTAAAAGTCCTGAGACCTGAAGATTGTAATATTCATGTCTGTGAAGCTTTTAAACATTACACTTGAGATCAGTCATG is drawn from Bos indicus isolate NIAB-ARS_2022 breed Sahiwal x Tharparkar chromosome 26, NIAB-ARS_B.indTharparkar_mat_pri_1.0, whole genome shotgun sequence and contains these coding sequences:
- the LCOR gene encoding ligand-dependent corepressor isoform X7, whose product is MAAGGSGCTSSAGGGGGSGRGVNPRRSGRSRFPLCGGRRDHKGLTHIFNPPPKRFESILEGLFGPALLKDLSLFKDCEPESISDWTFDENCLFCCLRRDKVKGHLVGLDEPASGAGQEALLKQEQAKIIRFERQAEEFLNAVFCRKDSPWVSDPNIPLVAREIMQRMIQQFAAEYTSKNSSTQDPSQPNSTKNQSLPKASPVTTSPTAATAQNPVLSKLLMADQDSPLDLTVRKSQSEPSEQDGVLDLSTKKSPCAGSTSLSHSPGCSSTQGNGRPGRPSQYRPDGLRSGDGVPPRSLQDGTREGFGHSTSLKVPLARSLQISEELLSRNQLSTAASLGPSGLQNHGQHLILSREASWAKPHYEFNLSRMKFRGNGALNNISDLPFLAENSAFPKMALQAKQDGKKDVSHSSPVDLKIPQVRGMDLSWESRTGDQYSYSSLVMGSQTESALSKKLRAILPKQNRKSMLDAGPDSWGSDAEQSTSGQPYPTSDQEGDPGSKQPRKKRGRYRQYNSEILEEAISVVMSGKMSVSKAQSIYGIPHSTLEYKVKERLGTLKNPPKKKMKLMRSEGPDVSVKIELDPQGEAAQSANESKNE